GACTTCACCAAGAGGGTTGGTAACTGATGTCGGATCTATTCGTCAGCGTTATCTTTTCATCCTACAATGGCGCCAGCCGCCGGCTGCGCCACACTTTGGATTCCTTGGTGCGCCAGGAGCTTCCTCATGATCGATGGGAACTGATTGCTGTCGACAATAACAGCAATGACGACACGTTTGATCTTTTGAAATCCTATAGCGACAAGCTCCCGATCATCATCCTGCAACAGCACAAGCCCGGAAAGTCCGGCGCGCTGAACTTGGCTTTGGATCGGGTGAAGGGAGATCTTGTCGTCTTTACGGATGACGATATTCGCGCCGAACCGAATTGGCTGAAGGCGATCGTCGACTGCGCCACCGCCCATCCGGGCTATGGCGTCTTCGGGGGCCGAATCGTCCCTGATTGGGAAAAGGAGCCGACGGCCCGCTTTATCGAGTGGATTCCCATGGGATCCACCTTTGCGATCGTGAATGAAACGCAAAGCGGACCGTGCGACCCGACAAAGGTCTGGGGCCCCAATACGATCATTCGACGTGAGCTGCTTGGACCGAGCGTGCGCTACCGGGAAGATATCGGTCCTCTTCCAGGTAAGATATTTGCCATGGGCGAAGATGCGGAGATCATCATTCGTTTGGCGGCAAATGGCGCCAAATCCTATCGATGCGCCGAAGCCGTGGTTCATCACTGGATTCCGGCAGCAAGTGTCACCGAGGACTGGGTGCAAAAACGCGGCGAGCGGCTTGGTTATGGCATGCCGGCGCTCTTTCCCGACGAAGTGCCTGGAGGGGTAAGGCTAAGTGGAGTTCCGCTTCCGACCTGGATCGAAAGCGCGCAATGGGCATTGCGGGCAGCCACGCTTTATCTCTTGCCGCAATCAAAGAAGCGTTTCTGGGCTATCTGGAAATATTACTACATGCGGGGGTATCGTGCTGGAATTCGCCGATATGCGCCTCAGACGCTGGCGCGGTGATCGATTGTCCAGGAGGCGATGATTTGAAACTCTCGGTGCTCATCAATAATTTCAATTATGGTCGCTTCCTGCGCCCATGCATCGATAGCGTTCTGTCGCAGACCTACCCTGACTTCGAAGTGGTGGTGGTCGACGACGGATCGACCGACGATTCCCGTGAGATTCTTGCCTCCTACGGGGAACGGATTCTGACTATATTGAAGGAAAACGGTGGTCAGGCGTCGAGCTTCAATGCAGGCTTTGCGGCGGCAAGCGGCGATATCCTCTTTCTCCTGGATGCCGATGATGCGTTCTTGCCCGGTAAACTCGCACGGATTGCCGAGATCTACGATCGCAACGAGATCGACTGGTGTTTCGACCGGGTGACGACCGAGGAAAATGACCAGCCTCCTGCAGAGCTTCAAGTGACGCTGTTCGACAAGCGGCACGCGCTTCGCAATGGCGGCTTCCCTTCGCTTCCGGTTCCGACATCGGGCTTGAGCTTCCGCCGCAGCCTGCTGTCCCAGATATTGCCGATGTCCGTCGCGACCGACGTCGTTCTGAGCGACAATTATATTAAGTTTGCCGCAGCCTATCTCGGCCGCGGCGCCATCGTCGAAACACCGCTGACGTTTCAGCGCATTCATGCCTCAAACCGCTATACGGGCACAAGCAGGGCAAAGACGCTGCGCCCGCGGATCATGATCGCGACAGGGCTGGAACTGGCACGCCGCTACGACGGGCTGCAGGCGCTCGGCAAGAGCCTGGTGGCCGGCGGCATTGCCGAAACGACATCGCTGCTGAAGCTCCGGAGCGAAGCGCGCAACATGGTGGCGGGCGGTCCGTTCGGCGATGATGCCGCGACCGAATTGGCCTTGATGGCGGCGCGCAAGCGTTTGGGAAAGATGCTGCGGAGGGGACAGTCGTGAACCAGCAAGAAACTTTCCCGCATTCAGCAGCCGGTACCGACGTCGGCGCAGCGCCGTTGAAGATCGCCGTCGGCGTGCTGACCTATCGGCGTCTGGACGGGATCGCCAAGCTGCTTGACGTCATGACGCGCCAGATCAGGCACCCCGTCCGCCCCTATCATCTCACCATGGTGATCGTGGATAATGATGCGGCCGGCAGCGCCAAGGCAACGGTGGAGAGCTTCGGCCAGACAGGCGCCTACGACCTGATCTACGTCGTCGAGCAAAACCAGGGCATCCCCTTTGCCCGCAACCGCGCGCTGGATTCGGCACCTCCGGGCACAGACCTCTTCTGCTTTCTCGACGATGACGAATGGCCGGTCGACGGCTGGCTGGACGCTATGCTGGAGACTCGCCAGAAAAGCCGCGCCGATTGCGTCTACGGCCCCGTCCAGCCGGTCTATCCGGAAAACCCACCGGAATATTTCATCAAGGCCAGGGTATTCGAGCGCAAGAAGAACGTGGACGGCCAGCGTATCGGTTATGCGGCTTCGAATAACGTCATGTTCGACTATCCCCTGATCCGCTCGTGGAATCTTCGTTTTGAGGAGAAAATGCGCTTCACCGGCGGCACGGACTATCTTTTCTTCAATCAGGCCATCCGCCGCGGCATGCAGGTTTTCTGGGCTGACAAGGCCCTTGTCTATGACATCATTCCGGCAAACCGAATGACCTGGAAATGGGTGTTGCAAAGACAGTACCGGCTGGGCAATACCTTCGCAGTCAGCGAGGTTCTGCATGGCAACCTCAAGCGCCGGATTTATCGCGCCGCCTATGGCGCCACGAGAGTCGTGCTTGGACTGGTCATGCTGCCGGCGATCTTGATTTCACCCTACTGGGGTATGCGGGCTCTCACGCATATCCTGCGCGGCGCCGGCATGGTTAACGGGATTCTCGGACATGCCTATCAGGAATACAAGCCCAATGCCGCCCTCTGATATTGTTTGCGCAAACGCCCTTGGAGAATTTCTGGCCCTTACTATGTTTCAGCCAAAAGCATCATGCGTAACGGCGTCGATGAACTTCATGGATTCAACCAACCGGGCCAAGAATGGTAGACTTTCACTGAATTACTCTGACACAACTGCTGTTCGAACCGAACGGTTTTTCGCTCTTGTCGTCGGTCAAATATAGGGGATGCCTGTCTATGACTGAGAAAAAATTGAAGGTTCTCGCTGCCTCCTCGGGAGGCGGCCACTGGGAGCAGATGATGGCCATGCGGAGCGCTTTCGAGGGCTGCGATATCGTCTTTGCAACGACCATCCCAGGGCTGCTTGCCAAATACGACATTCGCGACGGCCTGGTCCTTCCCGATTGCAGCCGCGACTCGATTACCATGTCGATCCGGTGCTTTTTCAGCGCCTTCGCCATCGTTATCAAACACAAGCCCGACGTCGTCATCTCCACAGGTGCGGCGCCCGGCCTTTTTTGCCTGCTTGCCGGCAAACTGACGGGCAAGCGGACGATCTGGATCGATAGTGTCGCCAATGTCGAGAAGCTCTCCCTATCGGGAAAATTGGCTGGCCGTATCGCGTCGCTCTGGCTCACGCAATGGCAACATTTGTCGCGGCCGGATGGCCCCCACTACGCAGGAGCTGTCCTTTGATCCTTGTCACCGTCGGAACGCAGCTGCCGTTTGATCGCCTCGTCAAGGCAGTCGACACCTTCGCGAAAGAACTTTCCAAGCCGGTTCTGGCGCAAATCGGCAAGGGCACCTACACGCCACAGAATATGAAATGGATCAAGAATATCGAGCCCGCGGACTTCGATAGGGTCTTTTTCGATGCAAGCGTTATCGTCTCGCATGCGGGAATTGGCACGGTGCTGACCGCAAAACGTTTTGGAAAACCGATCATTCTCGTTCCCCGGCAGGCGTCGCTTGGCGAGCATCGAAACGATCATCAGCTTGCCACGGTAGGCCAGCTCGCCGGCCGACCGGGCATCTATGTCGCGCATACCGACGAGGATCTCAAAAACTATCTTCTCGACGATCTGGACAGCCCGTCTCACGAGGACCCGTCAGAGGTTGGACGGGCTTCGCTGGTCACCTACCTTAAAGGCTATCTGGCGACAGTCTGACCCCAAGCCCCCCCGCGGACCCTAGAGCATGTCTCGCAAAAGTGTGCCGCGGTTTTGCGATAAAGACATGCGTAAAAACAAAGACCTAAAGCGTGACAAGCGAATCTGAAAGATCGCGACACGCTTTATCGGCAAGGCAGGAATCTTCAGTCTTTGCAGTTGCCGCCGGCGATATGTTTGACAAGTTCCGGCACGATGATTTTGGAAGCAATGTCGGGCAGCGGATGGGCACCATCAGGAATCGCTGCGGCCAGATCCCCCGATGTCAGACGCTGCCAGTTGGGCCGGTGGTCGACAAACTCCAGACCTCGTTTCTGGGCCTCCGCCTCATGGGCCGAGATGTAGCTGCCGACAAAGGGGCGGATAAGGCCACGCAGTCCCGAAAACGGATTCATCGCCATGACGATGATCCGCGCGTGCGGCAGGCGCAGCCGAATCTGGTCGAGGATATCGCCGATATCCTTTCGGCTTTGCGCAAGCGACACAAACCGCTGCAATGCCGCATCGTTGGCGTAAAGCTCGATCAGCACGATATCCGGCTGCTCGGCAATAACGCGATCGATCTGGGTGAGAGCCCATAGCGACGTCTCGCCACTCTTTGCGACGCTCTCGACCGTCACCGGCCTTTGCAGGCAGGCTGCAAGCGCCGTCTCGAGAGACGATTGCCACCCCCCGCGGGCCGTCAAAGATGTTCCGAAGGCTACTATTTTCATCGGCGGGGAATTTTCGGCATAACCGCTTTCGGGCGCTGAGAGCATAACCAGACACGCCGAAAGCAGAAGCCATCCATAGACCGATCGTCTCTCAGTTGGCACCGTGCTCCAAAGCCGCAAACGTATCATGGAGAAACCATATCTCGGCGGAGCCCAGAGGTCACGCGTCCTTCCTTGAACCAAGCGGCAGCAGGATTACAAGTTTCTGAAGTCGACCACTCATGCCGGGTTTGACGCGGCTATGGCCTCATGCGGCCTCGCTGATCGGAAATGCCATATGTCAGGACCCTCGCAACGACGCGGTCCAAGCGCCATCACTCCTCACGAAATACGTGCTGCATCTGATCGGTCAGCGGCTTCGTCAGATAGGAGATGACGTTCCTGTCGGCGATCTTGATAAAGACTTCGGCCGGCATGCCGGGATAGAGCTTTATCGACTTCAGCTTCGCGATGCTTGCAGCCTCCGGCTTGACGCGAAGGGGATAATAGCTGATGCCCGTCCGCTCATCCTTGACGATATCAGGTGCAATCGAGGTGATCTCGCCGCGCACATCAGGCGTCGTGCGCTGATCAAAGGCGCTGAAACGCACATCGACGGACTGGCCGACGTGAACCTGGTCGATATCGCGAGTGGCGACTTTCGCCTGAACCGTCAGATCGTCATTTTCGGGAACGACGAGCATCAGCGTCTCACCAGGATTGACGACGCCATTGACCGTGTGAACAGAGAGTTCGTGAACGCGCCCACTGAGCGGCGCGGTAATGTCGAGACGGCGGAGTTGATCGACAGCGGTTCCGCGGCGCTCTTCATTCTCGGCGATCTTCGCCTCAACGTCGGTCAGTTCTTTCGCGATCTCCGAACGACGATCCTCGTCCAGCTGGATTGACTGGCGATCGATCTCGATTGCCTTGCCTTCGGCCTCCGCCTTTGCGGCGATTTCCTGGCCGCTGTTACCCTTGAGTTCGGCGCGGGCGCGCTTGAGCGCATTCAAACGCTGGAGCGTAACCAGCCCCTTCTTGTAGAGCGTATCGACGCCCTCGAGCTCCTGTTCGATCAGGCCTAGGGAATCATTGGTGGCGTCGATCTGAACGACCAAGCCCTTGATCTGCTCGGCCAGCTGATCCTTGCGCGACGCCAACTGGCTCTTCATGCCGATCAGCGCCGATCTGCGGCTATCGAACAACTTCGTCTCGCCGTCGAGCAGATCCCGCGCGGCGGTGCTGGATGTCAGATCACTGATGTTTTCCTCGACATCGAATGACTCGGCGTCGATCCGTTCGGCCTTCAGTCGGGCACGGCGCGCATAAAGCTGAGCGAGCGTGCTCTCGACGATCGAAAGCTGTGCTTTTGTCGTCGTGCCATCGAGCTGTATCAACACCTGTCCAGCCGTCACATGGTCATTTTCGGAAACCAGCAGTTTCGAGACGATACCACCGATCAGGTGCTGGACCTTCTTGACATCACCATTGACGACGACCACGCCTTCGCCGATGACGGCGCTCGAAAGTTCCGTCGTTGCTGCCCAACCGCCAATGCCGCAAACGAGAGCTAGCGACAACACGCCGACAATGGCGACATGACGATTGAGGGAACGTTTGGATTCGCTGATAATCTTGTTCAAAATTTTCCCTCCGGCCTATTCGGCCGCATTCATGCCGTCGACCACGACTTTGAGCTGAGCCACACGCTCGGCAATCGGTGTACGCGCTGCTTCAATCGGTGTGCGCGCTGCTTCCGGTCGGCTGACCCGTGCCAGAACTTCCTCCTTGGGACCGAATGCGATCATCCGGCCGTCCTGCATCATCAACACGAAGTCGCACACGGCCAGAACGCCGGATCGATGTGCGATGACAACGACGATGCCGCCGCGTGCGCGCACGCTCATGATCGCGGCACTCAGTGCCCGTTCGCCTTCTTCATCGAGATTGGAGTTCGGTTCGTCGAGCACGACGAGGAAGGGGTCCGCGTAAAGCGCTCTTGCCAGTGCGATACGCTGTCTCTGGCCGGCCGAAAGCGCTGCCCCCCTTCACCGATTTCGGTTTCGTAACCATTCGGCAGACGAAGAATGAGATCGTGAACACGCGCCGCCCTCGCCGCGGCAACCACGGTCTCAGGCGACATATCCTTCGCGAAACGGCAGATATTCTGCGCGACGGTCCCCGAGAACAGTTCGACGTCCTGCGGCAGATAACCAATGTGCCGGCCAAGCGCGTCACCATCCCACTGGTCGAGTGCTGCGCCATCGAGGCGGATGGATCCCCTGGCGGTCGGCCAGATGCCCATCATCGCCCGCGCCAAAGATGACTTGCCCGAGGCGCTGAAACCGATAACCCCAAGTGCGCTTCCTGCTCTCAGCCCGAAGCTGACATCGGAAATCACCAAGCGTTGGCCAGCCGGCGGCCCGCTTGCCAGTCCCTCCACCGTAACCTGCTTGGAAGGCGCCGCAAGCGCGAGGGGGGCTGGAATTTCCGGAATGGTTTTCAGCAGGTTCGCAAGCCGCCCCCAGCTTTGCTGGGCGGAAACGAACCCGCGCCAATTTCCGATCGCTGCTTCCACAGGAGCCAGCGCGCGAGATGTCAGAATGGAGCCCGCGATGATGATGCCTGAAGAGGCCTGTCCTTGAATGACCAGGATCGCGCCGGTCGCAAGCGTTCCCGATTGCAAGGCGATACGGAAAATCTTCGAAAGGGTCGCATATCCGTTGCCGACATCCGATGCTTGCCGGTTGATGCCCCGGTATTCCCCGTTCTTGCGTTCCCAGATTTCAGCCATGGTGCCCGCCATGCCCATTGCGTGAATGACCTCGGAATTGCGGATCGAGGTCTGCGCAAACGCATTTCGCATATTGGCGGCGTCGGACTGCCGTTTTGAAACCGTACGCGTTCCCTGGTTGGTCAAGAACGTCAAGATGGCCAGAACCAGAGATCCACCAATCGCGATATATCCGATCGCTGGATGAAACAGGAAGCAGATGACGATATAGAAGGGAAGCCAGGGCAGATCGAACATCGCCGTCGGGCCCATGCCGGACAGGAAGGTTCTGATCTGGTCGAAGTCGCGCAACGGCTGAAGCCCGTCCCCGCCGATTTTGACCTTCAACGGCGCCTTGATGAGCGCCCGGAACACACGTCCATTCATCATCTCGTCGAGCGCACCGGCAACACGCACGAGCATTCTGCTTCTGAGAACTTCGAACGCTCCCTGGAAGGCGTAAAGAGTTAACGCAAGTATTGCCAAGGCAGTCAGCGTCGGTATGCTTTTGCTTGGGATGACTCTGTCATACACCTCAAGCATAAAAAATGAACTTGTAAGATAAAGGATATTGATAAGCGCGCTAGCTATGCCAATGAAGATAAGCCCCCCTTTGCACTTCCGTAAAGCTTGGGATGGCTCGCTGACATCGGTTGCCGAACTCTGAAACACGAAATATTCCTCTCATACCGCATGGCACACAACCCCAAAAGGCGAGCGTGCACTGCAGCTACGGGTCCATCAAAACCCGATCAATGACATGACTGCCTTTGGACCCTCGGCACCGGTGCCAAATTCCGCTTGCAAGTCCACAGCCTATTATATGAATCCCACCGAAAAGTGACCAACAAAAAAACCAATTGATAGCGCGTGATTTCAGGGGTTCTACGTTAAAGCTACGCTAAATATACCGGCCTAAGCAAGTGAAAATCGCAAACCGCCCAATTACGGCTCAAAGCGATGACCGTGTCGCGCGCCATAAACACGATGCTTACTGTTGTATTAACTATAAATTTAAACTATAGTTCGCTCTGCTTATGAACGGCTGAAATATTTTTCCAGCGTTCCTTTAGTCCATTCCGATAGCCGGCAGCAATTCATGATCGAACGTTGAAGCCGGAAAACGTCAGTCGGACGATGACAACCGTCCGACGCTCTCTCAGCGTTGGCCTGCCTCAGATCAGCAGGTGCGCGGCTTGGCTGGAATGGAATGCATCGACATTGATGGACACACCGAGCGAGTCCGTGTCGATGTGCGAAGCGCCGTCAGAAATTTTGTACTGGAAGGTTTCGCTGACGTTGCCGCTGAGGCCGGCGAGTTTCGTCACGTCTACTGTATAGGTATAGTCGCCATCGCTCTCGAGATGGATGACCCCATATTTCCCGGTCAGCGTCAGGCCATGCTTATCTACTGCGCTGTCACCGAAGCGGCGGAGCAGCACGATTCCGTTAAGAGCATTGTCGTTATCAAGAAGATTGCCGTGATAAGCGCTGCCAGTATCGGTCGAAATCTTCAAGTTGTCATGGACTGCGACAATTTTCGGCGCGGCGACTGCAGGTACGGTCGCGACCGTCGTTTCCGTCGCAGGCGCCGGGGTGCTATGTTGCGGCGGCGCGGCCACTTCCGCAGGGTGATCGACCACCGGTTCAGCAGGCGCCTGCTCGTGGTTCGACGACGTACCACCATCCGTGCTGCCGGCGGCGCTGTCGACCTCGGCCTGTGCTTGCTCGAACGTCTTGTTCTCACCAACAAAGAACGTGTTTTGCGCGGCGATTGCGGCCGGCATCGTCAGCGTCAATACGTCGCTATCTATAATATTATCATGGAAGGAGCCCGACGCAGGCCGGTCGACCTTAAGTGCCGCGGAGGACAGATCGTCAAAAACGTTGTCATGAACATCGATATTCTCGCGAATATAGACGGGGTTGCCGGCGGCGCTGACCAGAACCCCATAAACCCCGCCATGGATATAATTTCCGCTGATGTCATAGTTTTTCGCATCGCCCTGATCGCCAAGGCCGATGCCATAGGACCAACTGTAGCCGCCATATCCCGAGATGTTGTTATCGTGGATGGCTATATTGGTGCCCGCCTGAGCACTCAAGCCGAAGCCGCCGCCGATGAGCGTGTTGCCCTCGACCAGGGCATCCTGAGCTCGGATCAGCACCAGGACACCTTTGGCGCTGTTGGTTTGCGTCTGCTCCAGATGATTGTCCTTGACGAGAATGTTGCTGCTGTCGTTGAGCTGAATGGCGTCTGCCGCGCTTCCCTGGGCGTTGGTGACGGTGTTGTTGATCAAGGTGACGCCGTTGACCTTCTCCATCCAAATCCCATCGGAATGGACACCGGTCAGCGTGCTGTTCTCGATGGTGATGTTCTGGCTGCTTTGGAAACTGACGGATCCGGGCTTTCCGGCAAGGCCCGTATTCGTCACCTCGACGTTCCGCACGACCCAGTTGGACACGTTCCCTGCATATATCGCGTTCGCCCCAGTATCGGCGATCTTGATATTCTCGATAACGATATTCGAGGCCTTGGAACCATGGATGCCATCATTGCTGCTGTGAATGACCGGTGCGTCGCCAAGACCGTAGCTGCCAATCGTGATCGGAGCCGTGACGCTTCCGGAGTATTTCAAATCGAATTGTT
This Rhizobium sp. NZLR1 DNA region includes the following protein-coding sequences:
- a CDS encoding glycosyltransferase family 2 protein, coding for MNQQETFPHSAAGTDVGAAPLKIAVGVLTYRRLDGIAKLLDVMTRQIRHPVRPYHLTMVIVDNDAAGSAKATVESFGQTGAYDLIYVVEQNQGIPFARNRALDSAPPGTDLFCFLDDDEWPVDGWLDAMLETRQKSRADCVYGPVQPVYPENPPEYFIKARVFERKKNVDGQRIGYAASNNVMFDYPLIRSWNLRFEEKMRFTGGTDYLFFNQAIRRGMQVFWADKALVYDIIPANRMTWKWVLQRQYRLGNTFAVSEVLHGNLKRRIYRAAYGATRVVLGLVMLPAILISPYWGMRALTHILRGAGMVNGILGHAYQEYKPNAAL
- a CDS encoding glycosyltransferase family 2 protein; the protein is MKLSVLINNFNYGRFLRPCIDSVLSQTYPDFEVVVVDDGSTDDSREILASYGERILTILKENGGQASSFNAGFAAASGDILFLLDADDAFLPGKLARIAEIYDRNEIDWCFDRVTTEENDQPPAELQVTLFDKRHALRNGGFPSLPVPTSGLSFRRSLLSQILPMSVATDVVLSDNYIKFAAAYLGRGAIVETPLTFQRIHASNRYTGTSRAKTLRPRIMIATGLELARRYDGLQALGKSLVAGGIAETTSLLKLRSEARNMVAGGPFGDDAATELALMAARKRLGKMLRRGQS
- a CDS encoding glucuronosyltransferase translates to MTEKKLKVLAASSGGGHWEQMMAMRSAFEGCDIVFATTIPGLLAKYDIRDGLVLPDCSRDSITMSIRCFFSAFAIVIKHKPDVVISTGAAPGLFCLLAGKLTGKRTIWIDSVANVEKLSLSGKLAGRIASLWLTQWQHLSRPDGPHYAGAVL
- a CDS encoding SGNH/GDSL hydrolase family protein, with translation MIRLRLWSTVPTERRSVYGWLLLSACLVMLSAPESGYAENSPPMKIVAFGTSLTARGGWQSSLETALAACLQRPVTVESVAKSGETSLWALTQIDRVIAEQPDIVLIELYANDAALQRFVSLAQSRKDIGDILDQIRLRLPHARIIVMAMNPFSGLRGLIRPFVGSYISAHEAEAQKRGLEFVDHRPNWQRLTSGDLAAAIPDGAHPLPDIASKIIVPELVKHIAGGNCKD
- a CDS encoding glycosyltransferase family A protein; this translates as MSDLFVSVIFSSYNGASRRLRHTLDSLVRQELPHDRWELIAVDNNSNDDTFDLLKSYSDKLPIIILQQHKPGKSGALNLALDRVKGDLVVFTDDDIRAEPNWLKAIVDCATAHPGYGVFGGRIVPDWEKEPTARFIEWIPMGSTFAIVNETQSGPCDPTKVWGPNTIIRRELLGPSVRYREDIGPLPGKIFAMGEDAEIIIRLAANGAKSYRCAEAVVHHWIPAASVTEDWVQKRGERLGYGMPALFPDEVPGGVRLSGVPLPTWIESAQWALRAATLYLLPQSKKRFWAIWKYYYMRGYRAGIRRYAPQTLAR
- a CDS encoding right-handed parallel beta-helix repeat-containing protein codes for the protein MTVYYVNSATGSDHNSGTTENSAFATLSAVESLRLNPGDSVLLAAGSVFNEQFDLKYSGSVTAPITIGSYGLGDAPVIHSSNDGIHGSKASNIVIENIKIADTGANAIYAGNVSNWVVRNVEVTNTGLAGKPGSVSFQSSQNITIENSTLTGVHSDGIWMEKVNGVTLINNTVTNAQGSAADAIQLNDSSNILVKDNHLEQTQTNSAKGVLVLIRAQDALVEGNTLIGGGFGLSAQAGTNIAIHDNNISGYGGYSWSYGIGLGDQGDAKNYDISGNYIHGGVYGVLVSAAGNPVYIRENIDVHDNVFDDLSSAALKVDRPASGSFHDNIIDSDVLTLTMPAAIAAQNTFFVGENKTFEQAQAEVDSAAGSTDGGTSSNHEQAPAEPVVDHPAEVAAPPQHSTPAPATETTVATVPAVAAPKIVAVHDNLKISTDTGSAYHGNLLDNDNALNGIVLLRRFGDSAVDKHGLTLTGKYGVIHLESDGDYTYTVDVTKLAGLSGNVSETFQYKISDGASHIDTDSLGVSINVDAFHSSQAAHLLI
- a CDS encoding glycosyltransferase; this encodes MILVTVGTQLPFDRLVKAVDTFAKELSKPVLAQIGKGTYTPQNMKWIKNIEPADFDRVFFDASVIVSHAGIGTVLTAKRFGKPIILVPRQASLGEHRNDHQLATVGQLAGRPGIYVAHTDEDLKNYLLDDLDSPSHEDPSEVGRASLVTYLKGYLATV
- a CDS encoding HlyD family type I secretion periplasmic adaptor subunit, translating into MNKIISESKRSLNRHVAIVGVLSLALVCGIGGWAATTELSSAVIGEGVVVVNGDVKKVQHLIGGIVSKLLVSENDHVTAGQVLIQLDGTTTKAQLSIVESTLAQLYARRARLKAERIDAESFDVEENISDLTSSTAARDLLDGETKLFDSRRSALIGMKSQLASRKDQLAEQIKGLVVQIDATNDSLGLIEQELEGVDTLYKKGLVTLQRLNALKRARAELKGNSGQEIAAKAEAEGKAIEIDRQSIQLDEDRRSEIAKELTDVEAKIAENEERRGTAVDQLRRLDITAPLSGRVHELSVHTVNGVVNPGETLMLVVPENDDLTVQAKVATRDIDQVHVGQSVDVRFSAFDQRTTPDVRGEITSIAPDIVKDERTGISYYPLRVKPEAASIAKLKSIKLYPGMPAEVFIKIADRNVISYLTKPLTDQMQHVFREE